Proteins encoded within one genomic window of Psilocybe cubensis strain MGC-MH-2018 chromosome 2, whole genome shotgun sequence:
- a CDS encoding Vegetative incompatibility protein HET-E-1 → MEKRQKPARKGTLQSGTKSKNLKKAEGKVERRRDIFLKPFSLIFRPSGSESDVATSGGVHAGLIAQVISIAVLLNSQLKELNDQAAWAAQDIASKVGKGYGGNLTEEFENVEINSVIPKSIEFHDAVSEPIPTDFSNAVQEAQISVLAMQSHSSMPQESFKTTFELVLRKLDSFSSIVEDLAEIHPFAKMAYKILFFASNAIVEQMDLDNDIRDLVGLVNKTYIFVDQAHQVQDMLPQLEILKALTLKTVEVAHFIVDYSKKKNFWVRTCQNLVSSAKERITAFTTEFDELMNDFRTHSALHTQVNTYHLLGKLDRLSSDFDLNSVEYAKGATGYSSVKQCLATTRVEILDEITNWVNDTSSESNVMWVSGGAGTGKSTIAHTIARRFAELGSLGSCFSFDKNAAGDRRHEKIFSTIARDLADIDPAVKSALSQVLHDAPASVKSTTDLFQQWETFILGTFKTIYDREESSASIIGPVLIVIDALDESGDDIKTRSALLSILGGEKGFIQNLPRNFRIVITSRPSVDIYNVLKDRSHVVIKSMDDIPLSKALADISAYISSRLLPQLEDFLDADHLQILVGHSDGLFQWAYLACEYMLGNSFGGLTVEEKFDDLCSNSAEVTGDVLLQDTYYLILSKLFDIKRPTVLARFQSVMGQILATMEPLPQASLNTIRSRFIGVSKTNSDISVIVNHMGSLLVGVTNKTVPIRPVHTSFYDFLKDKDASKEFYVDTSIAQSTLAHSCLDIMIDKTGLKFNVLNISSSFTQNQDIPSSALETIPAHLVYACKFWANHLEKTEPDDHLLSAIHSLLFEKFLFWLEVIALTKSMNKCVEALSILTLWIPDPTSETKLFAEDAQKFIRVFGGVLDESVPHLYLSAIPFAPRQSVIYRTYNQFFHHTLKVAEGHLNNWPTLQLTITSHYDAVNSAAFSPDGTLIASGSDDESVIVYDAVTAEEIYTFEEHAESVLCLAFSPKGELLASCSDDGNVILWNPRTGAVAHRWEHDGDSAQHVAFSADGTKLAVVLEKLSVCVYAVSSGKRLKTFGKKLDDPSLCAAFSPDNLCIASSTESGKIYIWDVKSGNELQILGADDEDPWTVSSIAFSPVDSNILATVLHDDSVCIWDIAKSAKIHVLEGHTDSVTSVAFSSDGTKVVSGSADTDIIIWNAITGEEINTLEGHSDWVQSVYFSPDDSQVVSASIDNTVCVWDAVAGHSTEYVLEGHSAWIAAVCLSSNGDFIVSASHDCTIGIWDSNTGTLIKYLEDGHEDPIKWVTVSSDNLWVASASDDEMAIIWDIESGKVIKTFKGHTDSISCVAFKYDNSKIITACDDYLVHIWDVETTKIDLVFNKHTDVVFAAQFSPDGEIAASCGSDKLTYVWNSSTGEILHTLKEHEDDIYNLAFSPNGEHLVTGSHDCLLCIWDIKSGQLLKKLEQVDTALSVAYSHDGTKIVSGSDDHMVYVWDVESGQVVTQLEGHSGSVQAAVFSNDGSKIVSCGADRMIRVWVLEKQPGDDHNIQFSNVPEHALKITEDFLNFTPLNEDDDKPVTKVWDQACGWAVGPKGQKLFWVPPQFHGGLITPSTSLLIGPQRTTLDLSDLVYGSEWPKCFLQN, encoded by the exons ATGGAAAAGAGGCAGAAGCCTGCACGAAAAGGGACCTTGCAGTCCGGAACCAAGTCaaagaacttgaagaaagCAGAGGGAAAAGTGGAG CGTCGCCGCGATATATTCCTCAAACCCTTCTCTCTCATCTTTCGACCTAGCGGCTCTGAGAGTGACGTTGCCACATCAGGGGGAGTCCATGCTGGGTTGATAGCTCAGGTAATTTCTATTGCTGTGCTTTTGAATTCCCAATTGAAAGAGTTGAATGACCAGGCAGCATGG GCTGCGCAAGACATCGCCAGCAAAGTAggaaagggatatggcggtAATCTGACTGAA GAGTTCGAAAACGTCGAGATAAACAGCGTGATTCCAAAGTCCATTGAATTT CACGACGCAGTCTCCGAACCAATCCCAACCGATTTCAGCAATGCCGTTCAGGAGGCACAGATCAGTGTTTTGGCCATGCAAAGTCATTCTTCCATGCCGCAAGAGTCTTTCAAAACCACTTTCGAGCTTGTTTTACGCAAACTCGACTCGTTCAGCTCAATTGTCGAAGACCTCGCCGAA ATCCATCCCTTCGCCAAAATGGCATATAAAATTCTATTCTTCGCATCCAAC GCCATCGTGGAGCAGATGGACCTCGATAATGACATCCGCGACCTCGTGGGACTTGTAAATAAAACCTATATATTCGTGGATCAAGCGCATCAAGTCCAAGATATGCTTCCCCAACTCGAGATTCTCAAGGCACTGACGCTCAAGACAGTTGAGGTGGCCCATTTTATCGTTGATTattcaaagaagaaaaacttTT GGGTTCGTACATGCCAGAATCTGGTGTCGAGTGCGAAGGAACGCATAACTGCCTTCACAACCGAGTTCGACGAACTGATGAACGACTTTCGTACTCATAGCGCGTTGCATACGCAAGTCAATACATATCATTTACTTGGAAAGCTAGACCGCCTGA GTTCTGATTTCGATCTCAACTCTGTAGAGTATGCCAAGGGAGCGACCGGATACAGTTCAGTAAAACAGTGCCTGGCTACTACCCGCGTTGAGATCTTAGACGAGATAACCAACTGGGTGAATGACACCTCGAGCGAATCCAACGTCATGTGGGTGTCTGGAGGCGCCGGTACTGGTAAATCTACTATCGCGCACACCATTGCACGCCGCTTCGCTGAACTTGGGAGCCTTGGATCGTGTTTCTCTTTCGATAAGAACGCCGCCGGTGATCGCCGACATGAGAAGATATTTAGCACCATTGCTCGAGATCTCGCGGACATCGACCCTGCCGTCAAATCTGCATTGTCCCAAGTGTTGCATGATGCGCCGGCTTCTGTCAAGTCCACCACCGATTTATTTCAGCAATGGGAGACGTTCATCTTGGGGACCTTCAAAACGATTTACGATCGAGAAGAGTCCTCTGCTAGTATCATTGGACCTGTCTTGATCGTTATAGATGCCTTGGACGAAAGTGGTGACGACATCAAAACCCGCAGCGCTTTGCTCTCCATTCTAGGGGGTGAGAAGGGGTTCATTCAAAATCTGCCTCGCAACTTTCGTATTGTCATAACATCTCGACCTTCGGTTGATATCTACAATGTTCTCAAAGACCGTTCCCATGTCGTGATCAAATCAATGGATGACATACCGCTATCCAAAGCCTTAGCCGATATTTCTGCCTACATCTCAAGTCGACTGCTCCCCCAGCTTGAAGACTTTCTCGATGCAGATCATCTACAGATCCTAGTCGGGCATTCAGATGGTCTGTTTCAGTGGGCGTACCTTGCGTGTGAATACATGCTTGGAAACTCTTTTGGCGGGCTCACAGTCGAAGAGAAATTCGACGATCTCTGCTCCAATTCTGCAGAGGTAACTGGCGATGTCCTTCTCCAAGACACCTACTACCTCATTTTGAGCAAGCTATTCGATATCAAGAGACCGACTGTACTTGCGCGATTCCAGTCTGTCATGGGTCAAATTCTGGCTACGATGGAACCGCTGCCTCAGGCATCCTTGAACACGATACGCAGCAGGTTTATTGGTGTCTCAAAAACTAATAGCGATATCAGCGTAATCGTCAACCATATGGGATCACTTCTTGTTGGAGTTACCAATAAGACCGTACCAATTCGTCCTGTGCACACGTCTTTTTACGACTTTTTGAAGGATAAAGATGCCAGCAAAGAGTTTTACGTGGATACATCCATTGCTCAGTCAACACTTGCACACTCCTGCCTGGACATTATGATTGATAAAACTGGCTTGAAGTTCAATGTCTTGAATATTTCTAGCTCGTTTACGCAAAATCAAGATATTCCTTCGAGTGCTCTTGAAACTATACCTGCGCATCTTGTATACGCATGCAAATTCTGGGCCAACCATCTTGAGAAGACGGAGCCAGATGACCACCTACTGTCGGCCATCCATTCTCTCCTCTTCgaaaagtttcttttctgGCTGGAGGTCATCGCTTTGACAAAGTCCATGAATAAGTGTGTCGAAGCATTGTCGATTTTGACCCTTTGGATACCTGACCCTACTTCCGAGACAAAACTGTTTGCCGAGGATGCTCAAAAGTTTATACGAGTGTTTGGCGGAGTTCTGGATGAAAGTGTCCCCCATTTGTATCTGAGTGCAATCCCTTTCGCTCCCCGCCAATCTGTAATATACCGGACGTATAACCAATTCTTTCATCACACATTAAAGGTTGCAGAAGGCCATTTAAATAATTGGCCTACCTTACAGCTGACTATCACCAGTCATTATGACGCTGTCAATTCGGCTGCCTTTTCTCCTGATGGCACTCTTATTGCTTCTGGTTCGGATGACGAATCAGTGATCGTGTATGATGCTGTTACGGCAGAGGAAATATACACTTTTGAAGAACACGCCGAATCCGTCCTTTGTCTTGCATTTTCACCGAAAGGAGAGCTACTGGCATCGTGTTCTGACGACGGAAATGTAATTCTTTGGAACCCGAGAACAGGAGCGGTCGCCCACAGATGGGAGCACGATGGGGATTCCGCACAGCACGTAGCCTTCTCTGCTGATGGTACCAAGCTTGCTGTTGTTCTGGAGAAATTGTCCGTATGTGTATATGCCGTGAGCTCGGGAAAAAGGCTCAAAACATTTGGGAAGAAACTTGACGACCCCTCGCTTTGCGCAGCCTTCTCACCAGATAATCTATGTATTGCCTCTTCTACGGAGAGCGGAAAAATCTACATCTGGGACGTAAAATCTGGGAATGAGCTTCAAATTCTTGGTGCTGACGATGAAGACCCATGGACAGTTTCGTCTATTGCCTTTTCGCCGGTCGATAGTAACATCCTCGCTACTGTATTGCATGACGACTCCGTCTGTATTTGGGATATCGCTAAATCCGCCAAGATTCATGTTCTGGAGGGACATACCGATTCAGTTACCAGTGTAGCATTTTCCTCGGATGGAACCAAAGTTGTCTCGGGTTCAGCTGACACCGACATCATCATTTGGAATGCAATAACAGGCGAAGAGATAAACACTCTCGAGGGTCATTCTGACTGGGTACAATCTGTTTATTTTTCACCTGACGATTCCCAGGTCGTCTCGGCATCCATCGATAATACGGTTTGTGTTTGGGACGCAGTGGCAGGGCACTCAACTGAATATGTTTTGGAGGGCCATTCTGCCTGGATAGCGGCAGTTTGCTTATCGTCTAATGGCGATTTCATCGTGTCTGCCTCTCATGACTGTACCATAGGAATTTGGGATTCAAACACCGGGACCCTTATAAAATATCTTGAAGACGGGCATGAAGATCCCATAAAATGGGTCACCGTATCATCGGATAACCTTTGGGTCGCTTCTGCATCCGACGACGAAATGGCAATTATCTGGGACATCGAATCGGGGAAAGTAATCAAAACCTTCAAAGGTCACACTGACAGCATCAGTTGCGTGGCTTTCAAGTATGATAACTCCAAGATTATCACCGCCTGCGACGACTACCTCGTTCACATCTGGGATGTAGAAACTACCAAAATCGATCTGGTGTTTAACAAGCACACCGATGTCGTATTTGCAGCCCAATTCTCACCAGACGGAGAAATTGCCGCTTCGTGTGGATCCGACAAGTTGACCTACGTTTGGAATTCTTCCACAGGGGAAATTTTGCATACCTTGAAAGAACACGAAGACGATATTTACAATCTTGCATTTTCTCCCAACGGAGAACATCTTGTAACAGGATCTCATGACTGTTTGCTTTGCATATGGGACATCAAGAGCGGTCAATTGCTGAAGAAACTCGAGCAGGTTGATACCGCCCTCAGTGTTGCATATTCCCATGACGGAACAAAGATCGTTTCCGGCTCCGACGATCATATGGTTTATGTATGGGATGTTGAATCGGGACAGGTAGTTACTCAGCTTGAAGGGCACTCAGGATCTGTTCAAGCAGCGGTATTTTCCAATGACGGTTCAAAAATTGTATCCTGTGGGGCGGATAGAATGATCCGTGTCTGGGTTCTCGAAAAACAGCCAG GCGACGACCACAACATCCAATTCTCCAATGTGCCAGAGCACGCTTTGAAGATTACTGAAGATTTTTTGAACTTCACTCCATTgaacgaggacgatgataAACCTGTAACCAAGGTATGGGACCAAGCGTGTGGATGGGCGGTGGGACCGAAAGGTCAGAAGTTATTCTGGGTCCCACCTCAGTTTCACGGGGGCCTCATTACTCCCAGCACCTCGTTGTTAATCGGGCCTCAAAGGACTACTCTTGATTTGAGTGACCTTGTTTATGGTTCCGAGTGGCCAAAGTGTTTTCTTCAGAATTAG